In Pseudanabaena galeata CCNP1313, one genomic interval encodes:
- the cas1 gene encoding CRISPR-associated endonuclease Cas1 yields the protein MKIAIEELAIAWNLVQKGSRSAGIDGITVDLFAGIAAEQLQTIQQHIYQERYVFSPAKGFYLPKKDGGQRLVGIPTVRDRVVQRFMLQRAYPKLDRAISKAAFAYRPSYGTLDAIERVAEAYHHQPAWVVKADIQSFFDNLSWTLLCDRIEKLKLAAMLHHLMIQQLKAGIVINGYFTRPNKGILQGGILSGALANLYLSQFDRQCLNAGINLVRYGDDCLAVCHSPIQANRTISLMAEWLEAIYLRLHPEKTHIFAPDQEFTFLGYRFCGGEIYPPERKTSTEAKPKPSPQPSAVRPLICGIVKGDRQSSSKSHQEYWKEGMSTLYVSDQGAYLKVQQQQFQVFHQQQLRCNVPINRVSHVVLFGSCTMSHGAVSLALQHRIPVMYLSSNGRYFGRLQTANQAKVEYLSQQVLHSHDPVFVLTQAKSIVAGKIHNSRIVLQRLNRKRKTEMATHAISELAESIQSIPTIESVESLLGVEGHAANLYFQAFASLLNGKFEFEKRTRRPPTDPINSLLSLGYTLLSQNVHSMIEAIGLHTHFGNLHTPRPNLPALVCDLMEEFRAPVVDSFVAYLINSNIFSPEDFTPPDARGGVYLHPDGLKRFLKHWEEKLATEVVHLHTGYKVSYRRCMELQVWEYVACLIGEQAVYRPMKWDK from the coding sequence ATGAAAATTGCCATCGAAGAATTGGCGATCGCTTGGAATCTTGTCCAAAAGGGCAGCCGTTCCGCAGGGATTGATGGGATCACCGTTGATTTATTTGCGGGAATTGCTGCTGAGCAACTTCAAACGATCCAACAACATATCTACCAAGAGCGGTATGTGTTTAGTCCTGCTAAGGGTTTTTATTTACCTAAAAAAGACGGTGGTCAAAGGCTAGTCGGCATTCCTACAGTGCGCGATCGCGTAGTCCAACGCTTTATGTTGCAAAGGGCTTATCCCAAGCTCGATCGCGCCATTAGCAAAGCTGCCTTTGCCTATCGTCCTAGTTACGGAACTCTAGATGCGATCGAACGAGTGGCGGAAGCCTATCACCATCAACCTGCATGGGTAGTCAAAGCTGATATCCAAAGCTTTTTCGATAACCTTTCTTGGACGTTACTTTGCGATCGCATTGAGAAGCTCAAACTTGCTGCGATGTTGCATCACCTAATGATCCAGCAACTCAAGGCAGGAATTGTGATTAATGGCTACTTTACCCGTCCTAATAAAGGGATTTTACAAGGTGGCATTCTCTCTGGCGCACTAGCAAATCTCTACCTCAGTCAGTTTGATCGCCAATGTTTGAATGCTGGCATCAATCTCGTGCGCTATGGCGATGACTGTCTAGCGGTCTGCCACAGTCCCATACAGGCAAATCGCACGATTTCACTGATGGCGGAATGGTTAGAAGCCATTTACTTACGCCTTCATCCAGAGAAAACCCATATTTTTGCGCCCGATCAGGAGTTTACGTTTTTGGGCTATCGCTTTTGTGGCGGTGAAATCTATCCCCCCGAACGCAAGACCTCCACCGAGGCTAAGCCCAAACCATCACCGCAGCCAAGTGCTGTCCGTCCGCTCATCTGTGGCATCGTCAAGGGCGATCGCCAATCTAGCAGTAAATCTCATCAAGAATATTGGAAAGAAGGTATGTCTACACTCTATGTCAGCGATCAAGGTGCTTATCTCAAAGTGCAACAGCAACAGTTTCAAGTCTTTCACCAGCAGCAATTGCGCTGTAATGTGCCGATTAATCGGGTCAGTCATGTGGTTTTGTTTGGTAGCTGCACGATGTCTCATGGTGCTGTGAGTTTGGCTTTGCAACATCGGATTCCTGTGATGTATTTGTCTAGCAATGGGCGCTATTTTGGAAGATTGCAAACCGCAAATCAGGCAAAAGTTGAGTATCTATCCCAACAGGTTTTGCATTCCCATGATCCTGTTTTTGTACTCACTCAGGCAAAAAGTATTGTGGCAGGCAAAATCCATAATTCACGGATTGTCTTACAGCGTCTCAATCGCAAACGCAAGACAGAGATGGCAACCCATGCCATTAGTGAATTGGCGGAGTCAATCCAAAGTATCCCGACTATTGAATCCGTGGAATCTTTGCTTGGGGTTGAAGGTCATGCGGCAAATTTGTACTTTCAAGCTTTTGCTTCTCTGCTCAATGGCAAGTTTGAATTTGAAAAGCGAACTCGCCGCCCACCCACCGATCCAATTAACAGTCTCTTGAGTTTGGGCTATACCCTGCTTTCCCAAAATGTACACTCGATGATTGAAGCGATCGGTTTGCATACGCACTTTGGTAATTTGCATACGCCACGCCCCAACTTACCTGCCTTGGTTTGTGACTTGATGGAGGAGTTTCGCGCTCCTGTAGTTGATTCATTTGTGGCTTATTTGATCAATTCCAATATCTTCTCCCCAGAAGATTTTACGCCTCCCGATGCGCGAGGTGGTGTGTATCTCCATCCCGATGGACTGAAGCGTTTCTTGAAGCATTGGGAAGAGAAACTGGCGACAGAGGTTGTGCATTTGCATACGGGCTATAAGGTCAGTTATCGCCGTTGTATGGAGTTACAGGTTTGGGAATATGTTGCTTGCCTGATTGGTGAGCAAGCAGTATACCGTCCGATGAAGTGGGATAAATAG
- the cas2 gene encoding CRISPR-associated endonuclease Cas2, with protein sequence MFYLVCYDIVNDRRRTKVSNFLQGYGLRVQKSVFECVLSPDQYKTVQKRVQKLIKAQEDQIRFYPMSPRHRQLVKIVGMQPDFQVDDVAFIV encoded by the coding sequence ATGTTTTATCTAGTTTGCTACGACATCGTTAACGATCGCCGTCGTACTAAAGTCTCAAACTTTTTGCAGGGGTATGGACTGAGGGTACAGAAGTCGGTATTTGAGTGTGTGCTGTCTCCCGATCAGTACAAAACGGTACAGAAACGTGTTCAGAAGCTGATTAAGGCGCAAGAAGACCAGATTCGGTTTTATCCCATGTCCCCACGACATCGACAGTTAGTAAAGATTGTGGGGATGCAACCTGATTTTCAGGTTGATGATGTGGCTTTTATTGTCTGA
- a CDS encoding four helix bundle protein yields MSRDFITKYQELRVYQLAFEAAMSLRELEYELPEREKTLLAEPMLLAARLVFIHVAAAWHKRYAYRAFITGISDAASHAAKAQSWIEFAVTCGYFDAEKGQEIYRQYDEIITALGRMSENASAWLVRGK; encoded by the coding sequence ATGTCACGGGACTTTATTACTAAGTATCAGGAATTGCGGGTATATCAATTGGCGTTTGAGGCGGCGATGTCTCTGCGTGAATTGGAATATGAGTTACCTGAACGTGAGAAAACTTTGCTGGCTGAACCGATGTTGCTTGCCGCAAGGTTAGTTTTTATTCATGTGGCGGCGGCTTGGCACAAACGCTATGCTTATCGCGCTTTTATTACTGGTATCAGTGATGCGGCATCTCATGCGGCTAAAGCTCAGTCATGGATTGAGTTTGCTGTGACCTGTGGCTATTTCGATGCGGAAAAAGGGCAGGAGATCTATCGTCAATATGATGAGATTATTACGGCTCTAGGGCGGATGTCTGAGAATGCCAGTGCGTGGCTGGTGCGAGGTAAATAG
- a CDS encoding IS1/IS1595 family N-terminal zinc-binding domain-containing protein (programmed frameshift), which translates to MKCPHCQSEKVVKNGKDYHQDGKAIQNYLCKGCGKRFNERTGTAMSRLRTPASIVSYALKMRTEGMGIRASGRVLEKSHTSIMRWEQKLANQAQQWSPEAPAGGEVTIEGDEIYTRVSENLPPQESKGWTVVFIERNSRYWIEAKAGKKTTELFEKATKTAWQWSKAIQYIRWFSDGERRYAQQLWQMASVYLKSTEVSREYGHRKVWRYGLEVAIKIKGSQGNRRVEWVKPEHPYTAISDRSDVHANHNEANNSALRRRCSAYRRRQNLYAKNTEGLQRAVTVQRLVHNWVRPHGGLGKNKTPVMAIGLYHRPISMLELLSLRGFTSLTP; encoded by the exons ATGAAATGTCCCCACTGCCAAAGCGAAAAGGTAGTCAAGAATGGCAAGGATTACCACCAAGACGGCAAAGCGATCCAGAATTATTTATGCAAAGGATGTGGCAAAAGATTCAACGAACGGACAGGAACAGCGATGTCAAGGCTAAGAACCCCAGCAAGTATCGTGTCCTATGCGCTGAAAATGAGGACAGAGGGGATGGGAATCAGAGCAAGTGGGAGAGTGCTAGAGAAATCGCACACCAGCATCATGAGATGGGAGCAAAAACTGGCAAATCAAGCACAGCAATGGAGTCCAGAAGCCCCAGCAGGAGGAGAAGTGACTATTGAAGGAGATGAAATTTATACTCGCGTAAGCGAGAACCTTCCCCCCCAG GAATCAAAAGGGTGGACAGTAGTATTTATCGAACGCAACAGTCGCTATTGGATTGAAGCAAAGGCAGGCAAGAAAACCACCGAACTATTTGAGAAAGCAACAAAAACAGCATGGCAATGGTCAAAGGCAATTCAATACATCCGATGGTTTAGCGATGGTGAAAGGAGATATGCCCAACAACTTTGGCAAATGGCAAGTGTGTACCTCAAATCCACCGAAGTAAGCCGTGAGTATGGACATCGGAAAGTATGGCGATATGGATTAGAAGTGGCGATCAAAATCAAAGGCTCACAGGGCAATCGTCGAGTCGAATGGGTAAAACCTGAGCATCCTTATACCGCGATTAGCGACAGGAGTGACGTTCATGCTAATCACAATGAAGCAAACAACAGTGCATTGAGAAGGAGATGTAGCGCTTATCGCCGCAGACAAAACCTATATGCAAAGAATACTGAAGGATTACAACGCGCAGTCACTGTGCAAAGATTGGTACACAACTGGGTAAGACCTCACGGGGGCTTAGGCAAGAACAAGACTCCAGTTATGGCGATCGGGCTATATCATCGACCGATTTCTATGCTGGAGTTGCTGTCATTACGCGGCTTTACTTCCCTCACGCCTTAA